The following DNA comes from Hordeum vulgare subsp. vulgare chromosome 3H, MorexV3_pseudomolecules_assembly, whole genome shotgun sequence.
TGAAATGCTAGAGGGAATAGGTTGGTTTAGTCAGTGAAATCTGTTCTGGAGTGTGCAGAAATGTTCATACTCGTCTGATTTGTTGGTTTGTATTTCCACGTACGAGTTCAGTTCGGCAGGGGAATGTTCAGGTGTCATGTGGGCTTGTTGCTCAAATTGGTATGTTTCTAGATTATCCCCCACCCAGCAGAGATTTATACAGTTAGGGTGTCATTTTAATTTCATATTCTTTATATCACTTCTTTGTTCTACGGAATGGGTGAGAATGGGATGCTGCTGCATTAATTTACCGTTTGTTGTGAAGATAAGGGCATAAAGCTTTCGACACGTATAAAAAggaatttcaaagtttcatccttgTTTCCTTCTACAGTACATTATTTGTTACAGCTATTCTGTGGTTATCTTGTATGTTCCACCCTGATCATAATATATTTTTTAGTCCAGCGCCTGCAGAGCCTCGAGGTTGCCCAAGTTGTGAGTTGTGGTACCCGATGGAGGATCTCCGAGAGCCACTGCTTGCAGATATCATCAAGAGGATTACCATGTCGAGTGATCTCAATTCTCTTTGCCTCGTGTCAAAGAGGCTCTGCACCGCCGAGGCGGCGCATAGGGGTGCTATCCGTGTTGGCTGTGGTGTTGACCCTACAGTGGAAGCCTTGACATCACTGTTCTCCCGGTTCTCCTATTTGTGGAAAGTGGAGATCAGTTACTCTGGTTGGACACCCAATCATGGGGACCAGGTGAACAACCAAGCCATCCTTCCCAGTCGAAGGGCGGTGGCCGGACCCAGCTGAACGTCTCATTTGCAACGGAGAAATACAACAATGCAGCTGCTGGCCTCGTGGCGAAATGAAACATTGGGTGGATGAGCCAGTGCAGGAACCCGTCGGCAAACACCGGCGCTAGATTGTGGCACACGGCTGCAGACAGGGCGGACCCGACGATCCCAAGCACCAACCCCCCACAGCAACTCCTCCCCCTACCACCCCCAACCTACACCTACCCAAGGTCCTCCATCATCATTCCCTCTAGAAATGGGCCTAGAAATGCTCCGCTTCCTACCGCGCACATACCAGATATAGAGAAAAACTGACCTCAGATCTGCTTCATCGTCGGCCATGGAGTGCGAAGAAGATGCGCGAGTAGCCGCTCCCTCTCTGCCCACTGGCGGCACTGGTGCCTTGCCCAGCTGCCGCGCCGACTGTCGCATCCGCCAGTTGTGGATCGAgcgagagagaggaagaggaggagtgaAAGTTGCAATGCTCAACTACAAGCTGCAATGAAGCGCGTGGACTCTGGTGGACCAAAAACACCTGGTTGGTGCGGCGCGTGCTGCAACCTGGTCGGAGACTCGGTGCTGCCCAATGTCCCGGACGACGCGATTTTGAACCATCCGATTCCGTCCGATCCGACGGCACAGGAGCCGGTTTATGGACAGGACGAATCAGCCGGTTGATCTAGAGCATTTTCCTTACAAGAAACATCATAGCCCTAACACATGTGGAACTCgagatcatctagatggagacaagcctagtcaatgggatccaagttttagatcaaatccatgagatgtatgataagagctaatagatctaaaacatggagaactagggcatgtcaagatatttgcaatgaagaacattagacctaaaatcccctaagatatctcccccgttccatccaaaaactaagcacaaatcatatccatggatccaaatcaacaagctcctaaccctagaaccaaacacaccaaccaagagaagaaggggaggagctttaccggagtccatggcacttgacggaggaagaaggaggggagcaaaccctccaactgaaAGGAGAGGAGGGGCTCCATAGAGAGAGATCTAAATGGGGGGAGTTCGGTGTAGAGGAAGAGAgatccacgaggaagaagaagcagggcAAGAAAAaacggctccccctcctttatatagtccaaggggtacgggcctagcggtagtaccgatgggtcatggcggtagtatcgctaccctggaggtagtaccgctccccttggcggtagtaccgctggggtcctagcggtagtaccgctcccccgtgagacagccctaaaaatcccTAGTCAAGCCTCGATAggccggggtcctggcggtagtaccgctacccgtggcggtagtaccgctacccctggaggtagtactgctggggtcctggcggtagtaccgctacccctggcggtagtaccgctcaaaaagGCACAACGAGACATCGGACTTCATGGAAATgatgtgggcaacgactagtcagtgtaacAAAAAAAGATAACacgagcaagatatactgactagtcattttgtatcctttcttcaacaCGAGCGAAAGGTGGGGGCAGTgaccgaagccacctatgtttgagacaaaggtatgacaccgtgaagaattatccttgggttcatgaccaacgctcctctttgaagcacaagtgtcatttaataatggccaaagtgaaagactttatcgatttatgcataatggggggagggaaagttcattgaaagAACAACaccccccctatgtccatgcctacacctagaacaagatgtaatgtagagtgaggtgcaaagtgcctagtttcaatccacattacttgaatcaatgatatttagctcatgccttaactcccggaaccttgcttcatctaggggcttagtgaaaatatctgcaagttgctcttcagtgttgatgaagtgaacctcaatatcacctcgcttgatatgttcacgaatgaagtgatggcgaatatcaatatgcttggtctacgcaagagccatgtgcttgtgataagcatacttagtgtcttcagggcagctctcctcttcctcatcctcttgttcttcttcagaagcagcctttgcctttaaagcaaggttgggtgaagctgtctttgactgaacgcgagcaagtgcattgtcagcggtctcgttcatgattgacattgcaatgaattcatccaacacctcactggaagacaaggagtggaaatctggtcgttggcgaatgactgatgacatggctttgttcaaaggcatgatggccttgagaaaattgcgcttgatccatgtgtcatccacatccttgctcccatgatccttgagagcaacaacaatagcagtcacccttcgatagagatcacgagggtccccatcttccttcatcacaaactcatcggccttatcaagtaccacttcatagttggaccgttgaatgcttgagcttcccttgtacagcaccataatgtgctcccaacagtccttagccagagtgaaggggcgcaagtgaggaagatcttcaggaggtactgcggactgtagaataaacaacgcagagtgattatattgattgtccgcttcttctcttggagtgaggttgcttgggtcatgaggatagtagccttgctcgatgattctccataaatttgttgagttgtgattcaaataagacttaatagaaaacacccagttagcaaaatcacccttaacaagcttaggaggaggaccaacatggTTAAGACGCGATGTAGGAATAGGTCCTCCATAGAccctgggaggtggaactgaggcataggttccagtcccatcattttcgagaggggaagaagttcgcatacctttagccggttCCTTAAAGGAATTGGCCTCTGAATCTGTGTTgtcgggtttaaccaccaacgtcggttcgggtgaacctttaattccctcaattaactctttaagcatggttttgacttcgttcgtcaaggacgtcttgagggcggccatagccgtattcaagtcgtcccttgtgacctaagtcaaggccatggcctcgggttgcccatggggaactccctcatcatcttccatactcttcggatggtgaaacccttaataaagagacatggctctgataccaattgaaaagatcgatatggttgactagaggggggggggtgaataggcaacgatcactttttaattaatcttaacaatttagggttagcaacataaaggttctctaaaattataacaaggtgatgaacctatatgatgctaccaactataaacactacgacaagtaagagatagtctacaacaaaaatatacacaatgtaaagattagagataaccgcaagtggaaccaatgaagacgaggatgtgttaccaaagttccttccctttgataggaagtacgtctccattggagcggtgtggaggcacaatgctcccaataagccactagggtcaccgtattctcctcacgccctcgcacaatgcaaggtgccatgattccactataggtgctcttgaaggcggcgaccgaacctttacaaacaaggttggggcaatctccacacaaagcttggaggctcccaacaagaccacggagctttaacacaatggaatgtggctccgaggtgacctcaaccatctaggatgctcaaacacccaagagtaacaagatccgcaagggattaatgGGGGGGATCAATtttatcttggtggaagtgtagatctaggccttctcaaccaatccctaggaaatcaacaagtttgattggctagggagagagattgggcacttttgagcttagggagcaacaatggagctcggGAGGGTCAAAcgtagggttcttgagcaagaaaacCCTTTATATAACGGGGAAAAAAATCCAACCATTTTaccactcacagcacgagcccagcggCACTAccactgagcccatggtagcgcaaagatactaccgccaccgccaagaaagtcttcgcaaaaagtccgacgaagcacAACCGCAAGGAtagcggtactaaagtcctggagcggtactatcgctgacaaggggcggtactaccgctgggccagcggtactaccgccagctctagcggtactaccgctagctcgagcggtactacctctaggtgacctttttgcaagaggagaaAAAACCAGAGATGAAAaaagctccaaagttgcagggaaaggggatggagataaagtgtgtgcgtgcaaaattgattccacccaaacctttccaatacggatcccctcttaatagtatggcgttcctacgactcacaaaccaccaaagagaatcgtagaggacaccgtgcttctattccacgaagggtgccgaatcgtcttatgcctttgtcatgtattatctaaaagctcaatgcacacgattagtccattaaggtactgtcatcaatcaccaaaattatttaggcataaatatgccctaatagCGGCCATATTATATTTCTTGATGATCATACAGAGAGCGAGACATGCTACCTTCTCAAATCAAATGCGTTAATTCAAATGTCAAGAAATTCATTAACAAAATGTGTTCTACAATACGtgatcatcgtcatcattgttcaTAGCAGCCATTTGTGCGAAAATATAGAAATCAAGCACTATATCAATTTAAAAATCAAACTTTCAATGCAATTTATTAGCTAGAAATTTAATTACATGTGCAATTAATTAGGTTCATTTAAATAGGAATgagaaagaagaagatgaggcGTCGATGACGACTACACTAATGTTAACGTAGTGCTGGTTGACGCCAATGAAACGGGTTAACGAATAGGCTAGGAGGAGAAGATGTAGGATAGGATGAGTAAGAGAAGAACGATAATTATCCCTTCTAACAATGAATGGTATGTGAGATGGAGTTGAAACTTATTGATGACTATACGAATATGTTTACGTTGCCACTCACTTTCAATGTCGCTGTGTGTTTCCAATGTCGGTGACCATAATTATTTGTTGTTGTCAATATTATGTGTTATTCTAATCCATTCTATTATATTGTTAAAATGAATTTTTTTATCGTTGTTAcaatgcacaacaaaaataagatAAATATTCTTTGATTTTAAAGAAGGTGTCTCCAGCGAGAAATGTGTAGCTATGGCAAAAAAACGAGCGGGAGGGGAAGGATCTCACAGAAAAAAAGAAGTATGTCGTGGTGATTTAGTGTTaaacttagagcatctccaacaaccgcGCTATACTAGCGTCGTGCCGTAAAAAAAgcagttttagcgcgcgcgcaaaAACGGCGCGCGCGGCATATGCTGttcagcgcgctggccgaaacgcaatcgcGCACGGTGTATTTGGGGCGTCCGCTTCCGCGCGCGCCAGACTCGAACGCTCGCGCGAaagtctctcctctcctctcctcttcctcctacgCACCGCGCACGCCGTCGCCGGTGCCCTGCCACCGCACCCATGGACGCGCACACCGGCACCCCGCTCACCCCGTTGTACAACcgcgccccccgccgccgccgccgtcgaaaACCCTAGCGCGGGGAGCGTTGGCGTCgccaccgccggagctccgccgacagccggcctcgcgcgcagcctcttcttgccgccgcggaCCACGGCGACGGGTGACGTCGCGCCGGcgccgtcccgtgccgccgccgcaccgtcgaAGCTCCTCAATGCGGCTCGgcagaaaaagggaaaaacttccgggaagaagaacaaggcggcggacgGCTCGGACGGCTCGAAGGGAAAAAACATTTTTGcgcactgctggagcggcgcgcgcgctgctggagccagcgctgcgcgacgcgtcaaaccagccgaagcgcgcgcggcgCGAAGgcggctgttgaagatgctcttatatGTTAGAGATAACATGACACATAACCCTTAGCAACGCAGGGGTAGTAGATGACCCTGTTTTAAAGCCGCAGTTCCGAGGGGCCAGCTCGCAAAAGTTGTTCCCCCCTCTCTTCCCCCGTTCTCCTcctctcgcctcgcctcgcctccgcTCCGCAAACCCCTCCTCTCTCACAAACCCTAACTCTCGCCCCCGACGCTCCATTGCCGCTCGGGTCGCCTCTTCCCCGCCGTCATGGGTTCAGGTAAACCCTACTCCCGCGATTAGTGCCCTCCGCTTTCATCTTCTCGATTCCCCACGGTCTGGATTGTCGCTGTTTCTCTCTCACGAGGGTTTCTTTCCGTGACCGTGTCCTGTTTTTTGGTGCGCGTGGTGTCGATGGTTAGATGCGGACATGGAGGACTACGGTTTCGAGTATTCGGACGACgagcctgaggagcaagacgtcgACATTGAGAACCAGTACTACAACTCTAAAGGTTTGGTTCCTTGTGCCTGTTTTATTACCCTCGGTGATCCCTATCCCTGTTTCGAGTGGCGGTTCCGTCACTAGAAGAAATCCCGATTGGAGTATTATAAGTCCAACTTCCTCGTGTATCCTCATTTTCTACTAGTAGTGGGGTTCCGTTTGGAATTTTTATGTATGGTAATCGCCTTTGTGTGTACTGTGCAGTTGTCAGATTAGCTGTGAGGTGTGTCCCGTTAAGTGTGAAGTGCGTTTTAGTAAGGCCATTGAATGAATAGCTATGATCGTATTTTGATTTGGGAATAAATGTTAGTTGAATTGACACCGTGTGGTGCTTGTCGGGCCAAGTAGGCTACCCATGTGTGGTTTGTCTTGGTCCTATCATGCCCTTTCGCAGTTAACAGGTAAAGTTTGTTCCCGCGAACACTTCTGTCCCGACTAAAAGGAAAATACAAGAAACTAATAGATGCACAAGTTAAATGCAGACAGACTGTTACCATTTAATTTCAACCCAAGCTGCCGTAGAAGTATGGACAATGTGCCTTTGTATATATTTGAAGCTAGGATGGAAGACTTTGCTACCCTTCTCATTGCTTTTAATCGAGTGTTTCATTGTGAATGCCACACGCTTCATTGTTTAGTTCTGCAAATAGTATATGATCTATCTGTTCTTCATATCTTTGTTTTCCATATTAGTTGAACTAACTGTTTGCTCAAATTGTAAGAGAGAATGGAAATAGTGCTTATGGAAAAAATCTTCATCTTTATAGTTATCATTTATCAGTGACCACCACAATACTAGATGAACTTCTTCCCTTTCCTGCCCTCTTAGGTACTGTGAGGATTTCTTGGGATTtccccttcctttgatttgcggatTCTGCAGTGTTTTCTAGCCTACTAACCAAATTAGGCTGCTTTAGTTTTGCCAGTTGTTTTTATACATAAGACTCTTATTTTGTGTTTTGTGTGACTAAATACTCTCATGGTGCAATGTTCTGAACTCAAGGTTGGAATTAGTTCAAGTTTAAGCTTATTATAGTGATAGAATAGCTAAAACATTGTTCTCAGACAAGTCAATGGTTTTTCTCTACTACATAAATTATACAGGAAGAGGCTGGTATGTATTGTTTGCTTGCGATAGGCAAATGTTTGAGAAACTTGGTTGTAAAGAatggaaagatacttgcttgctaCTGTGATgtcctagccacctcctcgatatCCTGCTTCCTTTATTTCTTTCCTCTATTAGATCCAGGACTATATCTGCATCTTTCTAGCCATCATTGACACTGGGAAGCAGAATTGATTGCGATCAATCTGATGCTTCTCTTCCAACCAGTGTCTTGGCTGTCCTACCACTTTTGCCAAGGCCTGGGATCATGCTAAAAGCTTAATGCCATACTTTCTTACGGAGACGCCTTTTAAGAAACATTCTATTTTGTAACATATTTGCTACTCAATCGAAGATGCTTCTACAGAAACTTGTATGTTCTTCTGAAATGAAAAAATAAATGCATATGCGTTAAGTCTGCACATTTGATTTTGCACGAAAGTATGTTTCTTTATCAAATGTATTTTTGTATTTCGTTTCATACACTAAACTTATTTTAGTGGAAGATGCCACATCACTGTGTTCAGTTGTTTATCTTATTGCCATATTTTGCATCTACTCTATTAGTTTATTTGTTCACCTTATTGGTAGTTGGCCAGACACACACTCACGCATGTGctcgcacacacacacatatacatatatactccctccgttcctaaacataagtctttctagagattccagtactgactacatacggagcaaaatgaatgaatctacactctaaaatatctcTATATACATCCACATGTAGTCCATagtagaatctctaaaaagacttatatttaagaacagagggagtatgatATTGACCACTTCCTAGGCTAATGCTATCTCCACCATCCACTACTTGCTATTGGGATCCGTGcaaagagagaagagagaggagagagattaTTATTATCTCAGTTGTCTCAGGGTGAACCCCACACACCTGTCACGCACAgaaccctccctccctccctctctctctctctctctatctccctctctctctctctctctctcgttcacTCTCCCCtttcccgatctggatcgggagggAGAGCTCCCCATCACTCTACATATTAGGGATAATTCTATATATGAAAGATTGTTTGGGTTAGGATAATTTTATTGTGTTTCTACATGTAAGGGACTTAACATGTGGTGATCTTTTTTTAGCAGATGGATCAAAATAAAATAGTGGCTTTACTCTAAGTGGAAACCAAGTGTTTTTGGACATGTCTTTTAATATGGCAGAATTTAAATACTAGGATTGTGGTTTGTCCTATTTTGTGTACTTTAGGCAACAAACAGTTATTTTTTATTTATCTATAgaaatgtaagcaaattcatcatttCATTAATTTAACACATTCTAGTGGTTGATGCTGTTATGCATATGTTGCTGCACAGTATGATGTTGAATGGGTATCCTTCTGCAGGTATGGTTGAGACAGACCCCGAGGGTGCACTTGCTGGTTTTGATGCTGTAGTTCGCATGGAGCCTGAAAAGGCTGAATGGTAAGCATTTTTAACTCTTCTGATGCACTATTCTGTTTTATCTGCAATTCCCCTATGTTTGCTCCAGGACAATATGAATGTTGAAGTCTATAGTGTCTTATCTGATATATGTGCTACTATCTGTTATCCTTAAGCTTGGAGCTTGAGGCATCAAGCTGTTGGGTATGTAGATTATATGCTTCGCCCACAAGCTGTCAAATGTATTGTGGGTCTGTCAGTTAGGACCAATCGTGGGTCGTGGATAAATTTAGGTCATAAAATGGAGTAATTGGGACTTCTCCTGATATGAAATATAGCTTGTGCCGCTGGTGGAACTCTTACTGTATAGTCGCTGCCTTTTTTTTTTGGATTTCTGAAGCTTTTACACTCTTGGCCGAATGTTTTTGTTCTGTTAACCAGTTATTGACACTAGACGGTAGCTGctgctaagcaacagaaaatatcAGAAACAACCTTAAACTATGTGATGTATTAGATTATTAGTTTGTCCTGAGGACCTCTGTGCGTCTATTCATCCTTGAGAGTCCATTTTCAGGTTGATGTAGTCTAGCTCAGGCTAGTAGCAGTTAGATTAACAACAGACTGAAGGGTATGAAAAGAGGCAGCATATAGAATGCTAGACGACCAGCTTTTTTTTTACATATGATTCAGTGGAACTCTACCATCTTAATGTACTGAACACTTTGCATATCTACTTGTTAGGTTATTGGTCAATTCCCTGAAAGCTAGACTCCTTTTGTTGACATGTTCAGTGCCTGTTACAGTCAGTTCTTGGTCAGGACTGGTATTGTCCTTCTGTATTAATTGGACATTACTTGGTAAAATTGAGTGGCTTGACCCATACTTCCAGTGAAGTAACAACGACAATACTTAATCGGTCTAGTTGAATTATCACTCTTCATCAACACTGTTTCCTCAGTGAAATCAACTGTTGCATAAACAAAAAAATATTCATGTTGAGGTGTCTAATTTTTATCTTTCAATTTTATGTCCATAGGGGATTCAAGGCTCTCAAACAAACTGTGAAGCTTTATTATAAGCTGGGGAAGTACAAAGAAATGATGGATGCTTACAGAGAGATGTTGACATACATAAAATCTGCTGTGACACGTAACTACAGTGAGAAATGTATAAACAACATAATGGATTTTGTTTCTGGATCTGCTAGTCAACACTTCAATCTTCTGCAAGAGTTCTACCAGACAACACTTAAAGCTCTTGAAGAGGCAAAAAATGAGGTTGGGTTTGTTGTATTATTGAAACTAGAAAAATATTATGATCTATCAAACGATTGGTCTTCATGTATTATCATTGTTTGTTGTGCAGAGATTATGGTTTAAGACAAATCTGAAGCTTTGCAAAATTTGGTTTGACATGGGGGAGTACGGCCGCATGAGCAAGGTGCTTAGATATGTTCTTCTTGTCATTACTGATTACTTGCTTCCTTCATTCCTTATTCTTTATGCATTTAACGTATATCCTTTTACTAACAGATACTGAAGGAGCTCCATAAGTCTTGCCAAAAGGAAGATGGTTCTGATGACCAGAAGAAAGGCACACAACTTCTGGAAGTCTATGCTATCGAGATTCAAATGTACACtgaaacaaaaaacaacaaaaagttgAAGGTAAGATATCTGTCCTTGTGTACCTTTATTATGATTTCTTAACTTGTTAGACAGCTTTCACTCTTCTGTTGTGTGCAATTGTGTTACTTTTTGCTGTGGCATCTTCTTGTAAAGCACTATGTGACTACACAGCTAAATGCTACTCCTTCtgtaaatataagatgtttttgaAACTGTCATGGACTCTAAAAACGTCTTGTAAAAagttacagagggagtatgtgATTGCATACAAAGTTCAGATGTTATTGGCTTGTTTCGTCGAAGGATTCTGAACTGTTAGCTGGTTCTTTTGTCATCCATTGTTATCTCGGATTGGATGGAATTATAAGTTTTTCTCGCTTAAGGGAAATATGCTTAGCTTTAAGATTGTAATATCTTGTGCACATCATCGGCCATTGGAGAAAATTTGTTTTTTTTCTCAGTTTTATAACCTGAAACCTGCGACAGTGATATGCACCATTTGTATTCTTTGCAACATTAGCTCAAGAGCATTAATTTTGTTGAGAATTATGCTTCTTTTTTGTAGTATCATGTGTAACTCAGGTGAGTCTCACCTTAGATTGTTTAGAATGGAACACACTATCTGAATTGAACTGTGTGATGTTGCAGGAATTGTACCAGAGGGCTCTTTCTATTAAATCAGCAATACCTCATCCAAGAATTATGGGTATAATTCGTGAATGTGGTGGGAAGATGCACATGGCTGAGAGGCAGTGGGCGGACGCAGCGACTGATTTCTTTGAAGCATTCAAAAACTATGATGAAGCTGGCAATCCACGGAGAATCCAGTGTCTTAAGTACTATCATCAGCACATCTTCTCCGTCATAACTTTGTTTAACTCATTGTAATTCCTAACATAACTTTC
Coding sequences within:
- the LOC123443541 gene encoding COP9 signalosome complex subunit 2, which gives rise to MGSDADMEDYGFEYSDDEPEEQDVDIENQYYNSKGMVETDPEGALAGFDAVVRMEPEKAEWGFKALKQTVKLYYKLGKYKEMMDAYREMLTYIKSAVTRNYSEKCINNIMDFVSGSASQHFNLLQEFYQTTLKALEEAKNERLWFKTNLKLCKIWFDMGEYGRMSKILKELHKSCQKEDGSDDQKKGTQLLEVYAIEIQMYTETKNNKKLKELYQRALSIKSAIPHPRIMGIIRECGGKMHMAERQWADAATDFFEAFKNYDEAGNPRRIQCLKYLVLANMLMESEVNPFDGQEAKPYKNDPEILAMTNLIAAYQKNDIMEFEKILKSNRRTIMDDPFIRNYIEDLLKNIRTQVLLKLIKPYTRIRIPFISQELNVPEKDVEQLLVSLILDNRVQGHIDQVNKLLECGDRSKGMRKYQAIDKWNTQLKSIYQTVSNRVG